In a single window of the Lineus longissimus chromosome 4, tnLinLong1.2, whole genome shotgun sequence genome:
- the LOC135485955 gene encoding receptor-type tyrosine-protein phosphatase epsilon-like: MFSESDCKNTTIGAEYKGTQNTTLMGFTCADWLVYKGNYRPADSYNYCRNPDKDIRGPWCYITATHTSHYDFCFIPSCEDKLTNFKILIDENLCHHETGTVQFSRAQEIKCDTPGPVVGRRLKIQRIEPSSSLTLCEVSVQAFQYIACDNKRYGPNCNNQCQCANDDTCDDKTGQCPSGCNDRFTGPYCNIGVPAVTKDGLSTPTSISVRWQYILHDSAFDAGKFDRFVLRYTEHSSTSSTVHAVPFSSHENVKYNVTGLNPLTEYSFHLQLRYNISTKSEEVNGSVEHFRTESCAGYMGSPMITQSGSVVGGGAWPNRVSLRIHAQKPEMLADCFKDFHVYARKTTESSYMKLTRADQTYTLHNLTAFTEYDIKAAVTSPDGQEKHKLQKITTAEDVPSVPTIVKIGGNLTSVSIKITQPDQPYGVIQKYDLAMWERGSMNHTVSSQGPTNLTLTFNNLKLNTTYNFKARAFTSYGGGEWTEVMSVITEENSTSGTNVGLLAGLVIVMLIVLAAIIIPVVIILRKKRRSKEQAAESLETQQHEIACLSIIPEFECGVLQTENVSTLPIVPVDTGKGYSNLQGRTVTISDLAPYVKSIRGDRAVEFKDEFGELPVDVVRSTKEAKKPGNIPLNRYKNIITYDHSRVILQPIGEEQSDYINASYIHGYDKEKAYIASQGPLPKSITATWRMIWQERCDTIVMLTKTIEKEKKKCEQYWPSQGKNTYGPFTIQLVEEYKFTDYVNRILKVTLNGEVRIVKYFHFTAWPDHDVPKLACSLLNFRANVLKETEYGKVPILVHCSAGVGRTGAFIAIDYLIRQGKAEKKVNFYECALRMREQRPNMVQNLGQYTHIHDAILEYFKIGITSIKSDNFPQKYSDMIKAIPGKDACQLQNQYSILGAFTDAISPSEQALANMSKNRKQDIVPDGASRVVLSTPIDGWNDYVNAVYATGYGEKDNYIITQMPLPETMKDIWRIVHDTGISTIVMMNMVDDTYERKDDISGRVVRHFQLQNWPDGQATPASVEAIVDLLEKVEKWQQKVENKKILVQCLDGASQSGVFCAAHSVIEKVKVDQEVDVFQYLRLLRSHRPQLVNTYEQYKYVHEVVLRYLQNFDLYANFQ; the protein is encoded by the exons ATGTTCT cTGAAAGTGATTGCAAGAATACTACGATAGGTGCAGAATACAAGGGAACACAGAACACGACGTTGATGGGTTTCACCTGTGCGGATTGGCTTGTATACAAGGGCAACTATAGGCCGGCTGACTCCTACAATTACTGTCGGAACCCAGACAAAGACATTCGTGGACCTTGGTGCTATATTACAGCCACACACACATCTCACTATGATTTCTGCTTTATTCCATCCTGTGAAG ACAAACTGACGAATTTTAAGATCTTGATAGATGAAAATCTCTGCCATCATGAAACTGGAACAGTACAGTTTAGTCGAGCACAAGAAATTAAATGTGACACGCCGGGTCCTGTTGTTGGAAGACGCCTGAAGATCCAACGAATCGAACCATCGTCTTCTCTAACATTGTGCGAAGTGAGCGTACAGGCTTTCCAATATATAG CATGCGATAACAAGCGCTATGGCCCCAACTGCAACAACCAATGCCAATGTGCCAATGATGACACGTGCGATGACAAGACAGGACAGTGCCCATCTGGGTGTAACGATCGCTTCACAGGCCCTTACTGTAACATAG GGGTACCAGCAGTTACAAAGGATGGTCTCTCCACCCCGACTTCCATCAGTGTCCGGTGGCAGTACATCCTTCACGACAGTGCCTTTGATGCCGGCAAATTTGATCGGTTTGTTCTGAGATACACGGAGCACTCTTCAACTTCTTCAACTGTCCACGCCGTACCATTCTCGAGCCATGAAAATGTGAAGTATAACGTGACCGGTCTCAACCCATTGACAGAATACAGCTTCCATCTGCAGCTCAGATATAACATTTCCACGAAAAGTGAGGAAGTAAATGGATCAGTTGAACACTTTCGAACCGAATCATGTGCAG GCTACATGGGTTCGCCGATGATAACGCAATCGGGTTCAGTTGTGGGAGGAGGTGCCTGGCCAAACAGAGTATCACTTAGAATACACGCACAG AAACCAGAGATGTTAGCTGACTGCTTTAAGGATTTCCACGTGTACGCCAGGAAAACCACAGAATCAAGCTACATGAAATTAACAAGGGCAGACCAAACTTACACTCTCCACAACCTTACAGCATTCACAGAATATGACATCAAGGCGGCTGTGACAAGTCCCGATGGACAAGAGAAACATAAGCTTCAGAAGATAACAACAGCAGAAGATG TTCCGTCAGTGCCGACCATTGTGAAAATTGGGGGAAATCTCACTTCCGTGtccatcaaaatcacccagCCAGACCAACCATATGGAGTTATCCAGAAATATGACCTTGCAATGTGGGAGAGGGGCAGTATGAACCATACGGTCTCCAGCCAAGGACCAACCAATCTTACCCTCACCTTCAACAATCTGAAGCTAAACACAACGTACAATTTCAAG GCGCGAGCATTCACATCATATGGCGGTGGAGAGTGGACTGAGGTCATGAGTGTCATCACCGAAGAGAACAGTACAT CTGGGACTAATGTTGGCCTGTTAGCTGGACTGGTTATTGTAATGCTAATTGTTCTTGCGGCCATCATTATTCCCGTGGTCATTATTCTAAG GAAAAAGCGTAGAAGTAAAGAACAAGCAGCCGAATCACTCGAAACCCAGCAGCATGAAATAGCATGTCTAAGCATTATACCGGAATTCGAGTGTGGAGTTCTTCAAACAGAAAATG tGTCAACTTTGCCAATTGTCCCCGTCGATACTGGAAAGGGGTATTCAAATCTGCAAGGTCGAACCGTAACGATTTCTGATCTGGCTCCTTATGTCAAGAGTATCAGGGGCGATAGAGCCGTGGAATTTAAGGATGAGTTTGGA GAGTTGCCAGTGGATGTTGTAAGGTCAACCAAAGAGGCGAAGAAACCAGGAAACATCCCGCTTAACCGCTACAAGAACATAATAACTT atgatCACAGTCGTGTTATCCTTCAGCCCATTGGAGAAGAGCAATCGGACTACATCAATGCAAGTTACATCCAT GGTTATGATAAGGAGAAAGCTTACATTGCTTCTCAGG GTCCGCTTCCTAAGTCCATTACGGCTACATGGAGAATGATATGGCAAGAACGCTGTGACACCATCGTCATGCTCACCAAGACAATAGAAAAGGAAAAG aaaaagtGCGAGCAATACTGGCCGAGCCAGGGAAAAAACACGTATGGGCCATTTACCATACAGCTGGTGGAAGAGTACAAGTTTACCGACTACGTGAATCGGATCCTGAAGGTCACATTG AATGGGGAGGTGCGCATTGTCAAGTACTTCCACTTCACCGCCTGGCCCGATCACGATGTACCCAAGTTGGCTTGCTCTTTGCTAAACTTCAGAGCGAATGTTCTGAAGGAGACTGAGTATGGGAAGGTACCCATATTGGTACATTGCAG TGCTGGAGTAGGCAGGACTGGGGCCTTCATCGCTATCGACTATCTGATCCGACAAGGAAAGGCTGAGAAAAAGGTCAACTTCTACGAGTGTGCACTCAGAATGAGGGAACAGAGACCGAACATGGTACAGAACCTG GGGCAGTACACACATATACATGACGCAATTTTAGAGTATTTCAAGATAGGAATAACGTCCATCAAGAGTGACAACTTTCCTCAGAAGTACAGTGACATGATCAAAGCAATACCTGGGAAAGACGCTTGTCAATTACAGAACCAATACTCG ATTCTGGGTGCATTCACTGATGCCATCAGCCCTTCAGAACAGGCACTGGCGAACATGAGCAAAAACAGAAAACAGGACATTGTTCCAG ATGGCGCATCTCGTGTGGTTTTGTCTACACCAATAGATGGATGGAATGATTATGTTAATGCAGTTTATGCCACG GGCTACGGTGAGAAGGACAACTACATTATAACCCAGATGCCCCTCCCTGAGACAATGAAGGACATCTGGCGGATCGTGCATGACACGGGAATCTCCACTATTGTTATGATGAACATGGTCGATGATACTTATGAG AGAAAAGATGATATATCTGGTCGAGTGGTCCGGCACTTTCAGTTACAAAACTGGCCCGATGGTCAGGCGACGCCAGCATCCGTGGAGGCGATCGTGGATCTGCTAGAAAAGGTCGAGAAGTGGCAACAAAAGGTCGAGAACAAGAAGATACTTGTACAATGCCT GGACGGTGCTTCCCAAAGTGGTGTCTTCTGTGCGGCGCATTCTGTCAttgagaaggtcaaggtcgaccAGGAGGTGGATGTTTTCCAGTATCTCCGTCTGCTGAGGTCACACAGACCACAACTCGTCAACACTTAT GAGCAATACAAGTATGTCCATGAAGTCGTTCTGAGATACCTACAAAATTTCGACCTCTATGCTAACTTCCAGTAA
- the LOC135485956 gene encoding receptor-type tyrosine-protein phosphatase T-like → MKLRALFGYGEKDNYIITQMPLPETMKDIWRIVHDTGISTIVMMNMVDDTYEFSTVYWPQETEQMEYHPLIVDCLDVDTSNTDITVRNIRISKIAGKVGVRKDDISGRVVRHFQLQNWPDGQATPASVEAIVDLLEKVEKWQQKVENKKILVQCLDGASQSGVFCAAHSVIEKVKVDQEVDVFQYLRLLRSHRPQLVNTYEQYKYVHEVVLRYLQNFDLYANFQ, encoded by the exons atgaAATTAAGAGCATTATTT GGCTACGGTGAGAAGGACAACTACATTATAACCCAGATGCCCCTCCCTGAGACAATGAAGGACATCTGGCGGATCGTGCATGACACGGGAATCTCCACTATTGTTATGATGAACATGGTCGATGATACTTATGAG TTTTCCACAGTTTATTGGCCACAAGAGACTGAGCAGATGGAGTATCACCCACTGATAGTAGATTGCCTGGACGTGGACACATCCAACACAGATATCACTGTCAGAAACATAAGGATATCAAAGATTGCGGGCAAAGTCGGCGTA AGAAAAGATGATATATCTGGTCGAGTGGTCCGGCACTTTCAGTTACAAAACTGGCCCGATGGTCAGGCGACGCCAGCATCCGTGGAGGCGATCGTGGATCTGCTAGAAAAGGTCGAGAAGTGGCAACAAAAGGTCGAGAACAAGAAGATACTTGTACAATGCCT GGACGGTGCTTCCCAAAGTGGTGTCTTCTGTGCGGCGCATTCTGTCAttgagaaggtcaaggtcgaccAGGAGGTGGATGTTTTCCAGTATCTCCGTCTGCTGAGGTCACACAGACCACAACTCGTCAACACTTAT GAGCAATACAAGTATGTCCATGAAGTCGTTCTGAGATACCTACAAAATTTCGACCTCTATGCTAACTTCCAGTAA